The proteins below are encoded in one region of Phaseolus vulgaris cultivar G19833 chromosome 1, P. vulgaris v2.0, whole genome shotgun sequence:
- the LOC137815216 gene encoding regulator of G-protein signaling 1, translating to MPSCAVKGGCPTDYIAISLSIISFTVLLLWSIFPFIVHKVPRSKGSGFWIPVIQVVASFILLVSLVISNNILKLRERHWLRSCYLWGVWGEGPLGFGLLFSCRITQASQLYFIFVKRRLPLIRSYIFLPLILLPWIAGAAVIHWMKPLSSRCHMKAQWTIPVISLHALYIAILVGVTTAVHHVEFRFDELKDLWRGILVSAVSIAVWVTAYTLNEVYDNISWLQVASRFMLLVVASILVVAFFSISSSQPLLSQISLRRRETREFRTMSQALGIPDSGVLAQSEPISRIDHNEPLDKLLLNKRFRQSFMAFADSCLAGESVHFFDEVYELSKIPEDDSVRRIYMARHIIEKYIVAGAAMEVNISHRSKQEILSTSNLARHDLFQNALNEIIQLMRTNLARDYWSSMFFLKFQEDYNVRSNEYELEQMTGWNFSPRLSSVHGADDPFHQDHLLKSSGCSSDTTDL from the exons ATGCCGAGTTGTGCCGTCAAAGGAGGTTGCCCCACAGACTACATAGCCATTTCTCTGTCCATTATTTCCTTCACTGT GCTTCTCTTATGGTCCATATTTCCCTTCATAGTTCACAAGGTTCCTCGTTCCAAAGGCAGTGGCTTCTGGATACCTGTAATTCAAGTTGTTGCCAGTTTCATCCTTCTTGTATCGCTCGTG ATATCgaataatattttgaaacttAGAGAGAGGCATTGGTTGCGGTCATGCTACCTATGGGGAG TCTGGGGTGAAGGTCCACTGGGGTTTGGTTTGCTCTTCAGCTGTCGCATAACGCAGGCTTcacaattatattttatctttgtcAA GAGACGTTTACCATTGATAAGatcatatatttttcttccacttaTTCTACTTCCCTGGATTGCTGGTGCTGCTG TTATCCATTGGATGAAGCCTCTAAGCAGTCGCTGTCACATGAAAGCTCAATGGACCATCCCAGTTATAAGCCTTCACGCATTGTATATTGCTATTTTGGTTGGGGTTACAACTGCTGTTCATCATGTAGAATTCAGGTTTGATGAACTCAAAGACCTCTGGCGGGGAATACTTGTATCAGCTGTGTCCATTG CTGTTTGGGTTACTGCTTACACACTTAATGAAGTTTATGACAATATCTCATGGCTTCAAGTTGCCTCTAGATTTATGCTTTTAGTTGTG GCTAGCATACTTGTGGTGGCTTTCTTTTCAATATCAAGTTCTCAACCACTTCTCTCACAAATCAGCTTGAGGAGAAGAGAAACCCGAGAATTTCGCACAATGAGCCAGGCTCTGGGCATACCTGACAGTGGGGTATTAGCACAAAGTGAACCAATCTCAAGGATAGATCACAATGAACCATTGGATAAGCTTCTCTTGAATAAGAGATTCCGACAGTCTTTTATGGCATTTGCTGATAG TTGCTTGGCTGGGGAGAGTGTGCACTTCTTTGATGAAGTATATGAGCTCAGTAAAATACCTGAAGATGACTCTGTGAGAAGGATCTATATGGCACGACATATTATTGAGAAATACATAGTTGCAG GTGCGGCTATGGAGGTGAACATCTCTCATAGAAGCAAACAAGAAATTTTGTCTACTTCCAACCTAGCGCGCCATGATCTATTCCAAAATGCACTCAACGAGATCATTCAGTTGATGAGAACA AACCTGGCGCGAGATTACTGGTCATCAATGTTCTTCCTGAAGTTCCAGGAAGACTACAATGTTAGATCTAATGAGTATGAGCTGGAACAAATGACAGGGTGGAACTTTTCCCCTAGGTTGAGTTCTGTGCATGGTGCAGATGATCCTTTTCACCAGGACCATCTTCTAAAGAGCTCAGGCTGTAGCAGTGATACTACTGACTTATGA
- the LOC137815205 gene encoding very-long-chain 3-oxoacyl-CoA reductase 1-like has protein sequence MEGLDRFLVATSTIGFICVCKALVHFLKWVWVMFLRPPKNLKEYGSWAIVTGSTDGIGKAMAFELASKGLNLVLVGRNPLKLEATLKGIRERHGVEVKFVVIDLQKVGGEEIAKRIEEAIEGLDVGLLVNGAGLAYPFARFFHEVDLELMNAIVKVNVEAPTWITKAVIPSMIKKKKGAIVNIGSGSTVVLPSYPLVTLYAATKGYLDMFSRCISLEYKHQGIDIQCQVPLFVSTKMTKMKRSVFVPTPELYSKTCTRWIGYEKLVEPYFLHSVQGFLIRAIPHALMDSYMLNYFLYFRARGFSKDSNNTKKTLSAASDSEEPNIINQDSSTNY, from the exons ATGGAGGGGTTGGATAGGTTTCTTGTGGCAACAAGCACCATAGGGTTCATTTGTGTGTGCAAAGCCCTTGTCCATTTTCTCAAGTGGGTGTGGGTGATGTTCTTGAggccaccaaagaacctcaaaGAATATGGTTCATGGGCTATAGTCACTGGATCCACTGATGGAATTGGCAAAGCCATGGCCTTTGAATTGGCATCCAAGGGACTCAACCTTGTCTTGGTTGGTCGAAACCCTCTGAAACTTGAGGCAACATTGAAGGGAATAAGAGAGAGACATGGTGTTGAGGTGAAGTTTGTGGTCATAGATTTGCAGAAAGTTGGAGGAGAGGAAATAGCCAAGAGAATAGAGGAAGCAATAGAGGGTTTGGATGTAGGTTTGCTTGTTAATGGTGCTGGCTTGGCTTACCCTTTTGCAAGATTCTTTCATGAGGTTGATTTGGAGCTTATGAATGCCATTGTGAAAGTGAATGTGGAGGCACCAACTTGGATCACCAAGGCTGTGATTCCATCCATGATCAAGAAGAAAAAGGGTGCAATAGTGAACATTGGTTCTGGTTCCACTGTGGTGCTTCCTTCATACCCTCTTGTCACTCTCTATGCTGCTACAAAAGG ATACCTTGACATGTTCTCCAGATGCATCAGTTTGGAGTATAAGCATCAAGGAATTGATATCCAATGTCAG GTTCCATTATTTGTGTCAACAAAGATGACCAAAATGAAGAGATCAGTTTTTGTGCCAACACCAGAATTGTACAGCAAAACATGCACAAGGTGGATTGGCTACGAAAAACTAGTTGAaccatattttcttcattctgtGCAAGGGTTTCTCATAAGGGCAATTCCTCATGCACTTATGGATTCCTACATGTTAaactattttctttattttcgcGCAAGAGGATTCTCCAAGGACTCCAACAACACTAAAAAAACATTATCAGCTGCATCTGATTCTGAAGAACCAAACATCATAAACCAAGATTCTAGTACAAATTACTAA
- the LOC137816266 gene encoding protein NOI4-like, whose protein sequence is MASYDEQQGKPLPKFGEWDVNDPASAEGFTVIFNKARDEKKIASVSGRFPSQRKHDSRKRKNQKKSKSSSHSKKKWFCFGP, encoded by the exons ATGGCTTCG TATGATGAACAGCAAGGGAAACCTTTGCCCAAGTTTGGGGAATGGGATGTGAATGATCCTGCTTCAGCTGAAGGATTCACTGTTATATTCAACAAGGCCAGAGATGAAAAGAAAATTGCCTCAGTCTCAGGACGATTCCCTTCTCAGAGAAAACATGATTCTCGAAAACGCAAGAATCAGAAGAAGTCTAAGAGTTCCTCTCATTCAAAG AAAAAGTGGTTTTGCTTTGGCCCTTAG